TGCGCGGTGCTCGCCGCCCTCGACTCCGGTGACCTTCCCGAACGCCGGCTCGACAGTTACCGCAAGCTCATGCGCGAGAACCAGTGGATCGTCGCCAAGACCGACGCCCGCGCCCGCGCCGAACTGCGCCGTGACTGGAAGCGGAAGGGGGCGGAGGGTAAGGCGGCGATGGAGGCGAAGCGGGGGCGCTGGGCGTAGGGGGCGTAGGGGGCCGGGCAGGGCTGGTGTCGGGGCCGGTGGGTCGGCGGCCTGTGGCGACCCACCGGCGGGTGGGGGGCTCGGGCGCCTGGTGCGGATTCGCCCGCCCGTTCAGACGCGTTCGGGGTGTCCCGGTGCCCGGCCGCCCCCAGCCCCCTCGCGCCGGCCCCGCCGGAAAACCGACCTCCACTCCCGCCCCCCAAACACCCCGTCCGATTTCCGCCAGCCCCGCCCCCGGGGATGGCGGAGACTGGACACCGTGATGGACGAAGACACCAGGTACGAAGCCGTGCGGAGCCGGGACGCCCGGTTCGACGGGGAGTTCTTCTTCGGGGTCGCCACGACCGGGATCTACTGCCGGCCCAGTTGCCCGGCGGTGACGCCGAAGCGGCGCAACGTGCGGTTCTTCGCGACGGCCGCCGCCGCGCAGGGCTCGGGGTTCCGGGCCTGCCGGCGGTGCCGTCCGGACGCCGTGCCGGGGTCGGCCGAGTGGAACGCGCGGGCCGATGTCGTGGGCCGCGCCATGCGGCTGATCGGCGACGGGGTCGTGGACCGCGAGGGCGTCGCCGGGCTCGCGGTGCGGCTCGGCTACAGCGCTCGGCAGGTCCAGCGGCAGCTCACCGCCGAACTCGGCGCCGGGCCCGTCGCCCTCGCCCGGGCCCAACGGGCGCACACCGCAAGGGTGTTGGTGCAGACCACCGATCTGCCGATCACGGAGATCGCGTTCGCATCCGGGTTCGCCAGCGTGCGCCAGTTCAACGACACGATCCGCGCCGTGTACGCGTCGACCCCGAGCGAGCTGCGCACCACGAAGGCGTCTCACGCGTCCAGGGCGACGGCGGCAGGTCCCTCCGCCGGAATCCCCCTGCGGCTCGCGTACCGCGGCCCCTACCAGTCCGCCGCCGTCTTCGACCTGCTCGCACGCGAGGCCGTTCCAGGGGTGGAGGAGATCATCGGCAGCCCCGGCCGCCGCACGTACCGCCGCACCCTCCGCCTCCCCTACGGCACCGGAATCGTCGCCGTGGACGAACGACCCGGCGCCCTCAGGACCGCGCCCCCCGCCCACCCCGGCGGCTGGCTCGACGCCCGTCTGCACCTCACCGACCACCGCGACCTGACCACCGCCGTCCAGCGACTGCGGCTGCTCTTCGACCTCGACGCCGACCCGTACGCCGTCGACGAACGCCTCGGCGCCGACCCCCGGCTCGCCGAACTGGTCGCCGCCCGGCCCGGCCTGCGCTCACCGGGCACCGCGGACCCCGAGGAACTCGCCGTACGGGCCCTGGTCGGGCGGGCGGAGGCCGAGCGGCTGGTGCGGCGCTACGGCAAGACGCTGGACGCCCCGTCCGGCGGCCTCACCCATCTCTTCCCCGAGCCGTCCGCGCTGGTGGACGCCGCGCCCGGCGAACCCCTGGCCGCCCTCGCCACCGCCCTGACCGACGGCACCGTACGACTCGACGCCGGTGTCGACCGGGACGATGCCGAGCAGGCCCTGCTCGCGCTGCCCGGCATGGACGCCGCGACCGTCGCCGTGATCCGTACGCGCGCTCTCGGCGACCCCGATGTGGCACCGCCCGGCATCGGCGTTCCGGACGCGTGGCGCCCCTGGCGTTCCTACGCCGTACAGCACCTACAACACCTGCGCACGGCAGGGGAGTCGGAGTCCCGATGAGTACCCGCTGGACCAGTTTCGAGAGCCCCCTGGGTCAACTCCTGCTCACCGCCGACGAGTTCGGCGCCCTCACCTCCCTCTCCGTGCCCGGCCAGAAGGGCGGCCGCACCGTCCAGCCCGAGTGGCGGCAGGACCCCGGCCCCTTCCGCGCCGCCGGCGAACAGCTCGCCGCCTACTTCGCCGGTGAACTCAAGGAATTCCAGCTGGAGTTCCACACCTCCGGCACCGACTTCCGCGAGCGCGTGTGGACCGCCCTCGACTCCGTCCCGTACGGCGCGACGACGACGTACGGCGAGATCGCCGCGCGGATCGGCGCGCCCCGGGCGGCCGTTCGGGCCGTGGGAGGGGCGATCGGCGCCAATCCGTTGCTGGTTGTCCGGCCGTGTCATCGGGTGATCGGCGCCGGCGGGGCGATGACGGGGTATGCGGGCGGGCTCGAACGCAAGGTCCAACTGCTCACCCTTGAGGACGCGTTGGGCTGAGCCGGTCGGTCTCCAGGCCCCAGCTGTGGATCCGCCGGGGATGGATGCGGATCACTTCCTCGCTCATGTGCGGGCCCAACTCGTGCGGGCCGACGAGGAGTTCGGCCTCGCCTCGGATGTCGATACCCCGCACCTTCCAGGGCTTGACGCTGACGATGTCGTCCACGACCAGCGCGACTTTCGGGTTCTTCTCCAGATTGCGCCACTT
The nucleotide sequence above comes from Streptomyces sp. N50. Encoded proteins:
- a CDS encoding DNA-3-methyladenine glycosylase 2 family protein, which gives rise to MDEDTRYEAVRSRDARFDGEFFFGVATTGIYCRPSCPAVTPKRRNVRFFATAAAAQGSGFRACRRCRPDAVPGSAEWNARADVVGRAMRLIGDGVVDREGVAGLAVRLGYSARQVQRQLTAELGAGPVALARAQRAHTARVLVQTTDLPITEIAFASGFASVRQFNDTIRAVYASTPSELRTTKASHASRATAAGPSAGIPLRLAYRGPYQSAAVFDLLAREAVPGVEEIIGSPGRRTYRRTLRLPYGTGIVAVDERPGALRTAPPAHPGGWLDARLHLTDHRDLTTAVQRLRLLFDLDADPYAVDERLGADPRLAELVAARPGLRSPGTADPEELAVRALVGRAEAERLVRRYGKTLDAPSGGLTHLFPEPSALVDAAPGEPLAALATALTDGTVRLDAGVDRDDAEQALLALPGMDAATVAVIRTRALGDPDVAPPGIGVPDAWRPWRSYAVQHLQHLRTAGESESR
- a CDS encoding methylated-DNA--[protein]-cysteine S-methyltransferase; this encodes MSTRWTSFESPLGQLLLTADEFGALTSLSVPGQKGGRTVQPEWRQDPGPFRAAGEQLAAYFAGELKEFQLEFHTSGTDFRERVWTALDSVPYGATTTYGEIAARIGAPRAAVRAVGGAIGANPLLVVRPCHRVIGAGGAMTGYAGGLERKVQLLTLEDALG
- a CDS encoding PPOX class F420-dependent oxidoreductase; amino-acid sequence: MTEFTEAERAYLTSQRLGRLATVDPQGQPQANPVGFFPQADGTILVGGYAMGTTKKWRNLEKNPKVALVVDDIVSVKPWKVRGIDIRGEAELLVGPHELGPHMSEEVIRIHPRRIHSWGLETDRLSPTRPQG